The Saccopteryx leptura isolate mSacLep1 chromosome 2, mSacLep1_pri_phased_curated, whole genome shotgun sequence genome has a window encoding:
- the CLUH gene encoding clustered mitochondria protein homolog isoform X3 has product MVIKTDELPAAAPADSARDPNSQAGGKGRPGAAELPSVMLLNGDCPESLRKEEGPTEPPRENGLDEAEPGEETTGQEVIVIQDTGFSVKILAPGIESFALQVSPQEMVQEIHQVLMDREDTCHRTCFSLHLDGNMLDHFSELRSVEGLQEGSVLRVVEEPYTVREARIHVRHVRDLLKSLDPSDAFNGVDCNSLSFLSVFTDGDLGDSGKRKKGLEMDPIDCTPPEYILPGSRERPLCPLQPQNRDWKPLQCLKVLTMSGWNPPPGNRKMHGDLMYLFVITAEDRQVSITASTRGFYLNQSTAYHFNPKPASPRFLSHSLVELLNQISPTFKKNFAVLQKKRVQRHPFERIATPFQVYSWTAPQAEHAMDCVRAEDAYTSRLGYEEHIPGQTRDWNEELQTTRELPRKNLPERLLRERAIFKVHSDFTAAATRGAMAVIDGNVMAINPSEETKMQMFIWNNIFFSLGFDVRDHYKDFGGDVAAYVAPANDLNGVRTYNAVDVEGLYTLGTVVVDYRGYRVTAQSIIPGILERDQEQSVIYGSIDFGKTVVSHPRYLELLERTSRPLKILRHHVLNDRDEEVELCSSVECKGIIGNDGRHYILDLLRTFPPDLNFLPVPGEQLPEECTRAGFPRSHRHKLSCLRQELVDAFVEHRYLLFMKLAALQLMQQKASKIENSTSLENGSPPSLESKSEDPLGPEAGSEEEGSGASGLAKVKELAETIASDDGTADPRSREVIRNACKAVGSISSTAFDVRFNPDIFSPGVRFPESCQEEVRDQKQLLKDAAAFLLSCQIPGLVKDCTDHVVLPMDGATLSEVMRQRGINMRYLGKVLDLVLRSPARDQLDHIYKIGIGELITRSAKHIFKTYLQGVELSGLSAAISHFLNCFLSSYPNPVAHLPADELVSKKRNRRRRNRPPGAADNTAWAVMTPQELWKNICQEAKNYFDFSLECESVDQAVEAYGLQKITLLREISLKTGIQILLKEYSFDSRHKPAFTEEDVLNIFPVVKHVNPKASDAFHFFQSGQAKVQQGFLKEGCELINEALNLFNNVYGAMHVEICACLRLLARLHYIMGDYAEALSNQQKAVLMSERVMGIEHPNTIQEYMHLALYCFASSQLSTALSLLYRARYLTLLVFGEDHPEMALLDNNIGLVLHGVMEYDLSLRFLENALDVSTKYHGPKSLKVALSHHLVARVYESKAEFRSALQHEKEGYTIYKTQLGEDHEKTKESSEYLKCLTQQAVALQRTMNEIYRNGSSANIPPLKFTAPSMASVLEQLNVINGILFIPLSQKDLENLKAEVARRHQLQEASKNRDKAEEPMATEPEPAGGPEDAASQPQAAKDPPSPSLQG; this is encoded by the exons ATGGTCATCAAAACGGACGAGTTGCCGGCGGCCGCCCCGGCCGACAGCGCCCGGGATCCCAACTCGCAGGCTGGTGGCAAGGGGCGGCCGGGCGCAGCCG AGCTGCCGTCAGTCATGCTATTGAATGGGGACTGTCCAGAGAGcctgaggaaggaagaggggccCACCGAACCACCCCGGGAAAATGGGCTGGATGAGGCTGAGCCTGGAGAGGAGACCACTGGGCAGGAAGTCATTGTCATTCAGGACACGGGCTTTTCTGTGAAGATCCTGGCCCCGGGGATTGAATCCTTCGCCCTACAG GTGTCCCCCCAGGAGATGGTACAGGAGATCCACCAGGTGCTCATGGACCGTGAAGACACGTGTCATCGCACCTGCTTCTCACTGCATCTGGATGGCAACATGCTGGACCACTTTTCAGAGCTGCGCAGTGTTGAGGGTCTGCAGGAGGGCTCAGTGCTACGCGTGGTGGAAG AGCCATACACAGTGCGCGAGGCCCGAATCCATGTGCGCCATGTCCGAGACCTGCTCAAGAGCCTAGACCCGTCTGATGCCTTCAACGGGGTTGACTGCAACTCCTTGTCCTTCCTGAGCGTCTTTACCGATGGCGACCTGGGAG ACAGCGGGAAGCGGAAGAAGGGCTTGGAGATGGACCCCATTGACTGCACGCCGCCTGAGTACATCCTTCCAGGGAGCCGGGAGCGGCCATTGTGTcccctgcagccccagaaccGTGACTGGAAG CCCCTGCAGTGCCTGAAAGTGCTCACCATGAGTGGCTGGAACCCGCCCCCTGGGAACCGCAAGATGCACGGGGACCTCATGTACCTGTTTGTGATCACAGCCGAGGACCGGCAAGTCAGCATCACGGCCTCCACACGGGGCTTTTACCTGAACCA GTCCACAGCGTATCACTTCAACCCCAAGCCCGCCAGCCCCCGCTTCCTCAGCCATTCCCTGGTGGAGCTGCTCAACCAGATCAGCCCGACCTTCAAAAAAAACTTTGCTGTGCTGCAGAAGAAAAG GGTCCAGCGCCACCCATTCGAGAGGATTGCCACCCCGTTCCAGGTGTACAGCTGGACGGCCCCCCAGGCAGAGCACGCCATGGATTGCGTGCGCGCGGAGGATGCCTACACCTCAAGGCTGGGCTATGAGGAGCACATTCCTGGACAG ACCCGGGACTGGAACGAGGAGCTGCAGACCACGAGGGAACTGCCCCGCAAGAACCTACCTGAACGGCTGCTTCGAGAAAGAGCCATATTCAAG GTACACAGTGACTTCACAGCAGCAGCCACACGGGGAGCCATGGCGGTCATCGATGGCAATGTGATGGCCATCAACCCCAGTGAGGAGACCAAGATGCAAATGTTCATCTGGAACAACATCTTCTTCAGCCTGGGTTTTGATGTCCGCGACCATTACAAGGACTTTGGTGGCGACGTGGCAGCCTATGTGGCACCTGCCAATGACCTGAACGGTGTGCGCACGTACAACGCGGTGGACGTGGAGGGGCTGTACACACTGGGAACAGTGGTAGTGGATTATCGCGGCTACCGCGTCACAGCCCAGTCCATAATCCCCGGCATCCTGGAGCGAGACCAGGAGCAGAGTGTCATCTATGGCTCTATAGACTTTGGCAAGACAGTGGTGTCGCACCCAAGATACCTGGAGCTGCTGGAACGCACCAGCCGGCCCTTGAAGATCCTGAGGCACCATGTGCTCAATGACCGCGATGAGGAGGTGgagctctgctcctctgtggagTGCAAGGGCATCATCGGCAACGATGGGCGCCACTACATCCTCGACTTGCTGCGCACCTTTCCCCCTGACCTCAACTTCCTCCCCGTGCCCGGCGAGCAGCTGCCCGAAGAGTGCACGCGCGCTGGCTTCCCCCGCAGCCACCGGCACAAGTTGAGCTGCCTGCGCCAGGAGCTGGTGGACGCTTTCGTGGAGCACAG GTACCTGCTCTTCATGAAGTTGGCTGCCCTGCAGCTGATGCAGCAGAAAGCCAGCAAGATAGAGAACTCCACCTCACTGGAAAATGGCAGCCCACCCTCTTTGGAGTCCAAGTCTGAGGACCCGCTGGGACCCGAGGcaggaagtgaggaggagggcagTGGTGCTAGCGGCCTGGCCAAGGTGAAGGAACTGGCAGAGACCATCGCCTCTGACGACGGGACAG CAGACCCGCGGAGCCGGGAGGTGATCCGCAACGCGTGCAAGGCGGTGGGCTCCATCAGCAGCACAGCCTTCGACGTGCGCTTCAACCCTGACATCTTCTCACCAG GGGTTCGATTCCCTGAGTCCTGCCAGGAGGAAGTGCGGGACCAGAAACAGCTGCTGAAAGATGCCGCTGCCTTCCTGCTCTCGTGCCAGATCCCCGGCTTG GTGAAGGACTGCACAGACCACGTGGTGCTGCCCATGGACGGGGCCACACTGTCGGAGGTGATGCGCCAGCGTGGCATCAACATGCGCTACCTGGGCAAGGTGCTGGACCTGGTGCTCCGGAGCCCAGCCCGAGACCAGCTGGACCACATCTAC AAAATTGGCATTGGAGAGCTCATCACTCGCTCTGCCAAGCACATCTTCAAGACGTACTTACAG GGAGTTGAGCTCTCAGGCCTCTCGGCTGCCATCAGCCACTTCCTGAACTGCTTCCTGAGCTCCTACCCCAACCCTGTGGCCCACCTGCCTGCTGACGAGCTGGTCTCCAAGAAGAggaacaggaggaggagaaacCGGCCTCCAGGGGCAGCAGATAACACTGCCTGGGCCGTCATGACTCCCCAGGAGCTCTGGAAGAACATCTGCCAGGAGGCCAAGAACTACTTTGACTTCAGCCTTGAGTG TGAGAGCGTGGACCAGGCTGTGGAGGCCTACGGCCTGCAGAAAATAACGCTGCTGCGGGAGATCTCCCTCAAAACTGGGATCCAG ATCCTGCTGAAGGAGTACAGCTTCGACAGCCGCCATAAACCCGCATTCACTGAGGAGGATGTGCTCAACATCTTCCCCGTGGTCAAGCACGTCAACCCCAAGGCCTCAGACGCCTTCCACTTCTTCCAGAGCGGACAGGCCAAAGTACAGCAGG gcttcctgaaggagggcTGTGAGCTCATCAATGAGGCCCTGAACCTGTTTAACAACGTGTACGGAGCCATGCACGTGGAGATCTGCGCCTGCTTGCGCCTCCTTGCTCGTCTCCACTATATTATGGGTGACTACGCCGAG GCCCTGAGTAACCAACAGAAGGCTGTGCTGATGAGCGAGCGAGTGATGGGCATCGAGCACCCCAACACCATCCAGGAATAT ATGCACCTGGCCCTGTACTGCTTTGCCAGCAGCCAGCTGTCCACTGCTCTGAGCCTGTTGTACCGTGCTCGCTACCTCACGCTGCTCGTGTTTGGGGAAGACCACCCTGAGATGGCATTGCTGGAC AACAACATCGGGCTGGTGCTGCATGGGGTGATGGAGTATGACCTCTCGCTGCGCTTCCTGGAGAATGCGCTGGATGTCAGCACCAAGTACCACGGGCCCAAGTCCCTCAAAGTGGCCCTCAG CCACCACCTTGTTGCCCGGGTCTATGAGAGCAAAGCCGAGTTCCGGTCAGCCCTGCAGCATGAGAAAGAAGGCTACACCATCTACAAGACCCAG CTGGGCGAGGACCACGAGAAGACCAAGGAGAGCTCCGAGTACCTCAAGTGCCTGACCCAGCAGGCTGTGGCCCTGCAGCGCACCATGAATGAGATCTACCGCAATGGCTCCAGCGCCAACATCCCGCCCCTCAAG TTCACAGCCCCCAGCATGGCCAGTGTCTTGGAACAGCTCAATGTCATCAACGGCATCCTCTTCATTCCACTCAG CCAAAAAGACTTGGAGAATCTGAAAGCTGAGGTGGCGCGGCGGCACCAACTCCAGGAGGCCAGCAAAAACAGGGATAAGGCTGAAGAGCCCATGGCCACCGAGCCTGAGCCAGCGGGGGGCCCAGAGGATGCGGCCTCCCAGCCCCAGGCTGCCAAGGATCCTCCTTCCCCGAGCTTGCAGGGGTAG
- the CLUH gene encoding clustered mitochondria protein homolog isoform X4 gives MVIKTDELPAAAPADSARDPNSQAGGKGRPGAAELPSVMLLNGDCPESLRKEEGPTEPPRENGLDEAEPGEETTGQEVIVIQDTGFSVKILAPGIESFALQVSPQEMVQEIHQVLMDREDTCHRTCFSLHLDGNMLDHFSELRSVEGLQEGSVLRVVEEPYTVREARIHVRHVRDLLKSLDPSDAFNGVDCNSLSFLSVFTDGDLGDSGKRKKGLEMDPIDCTPPEYILPGSRERPLCPLQPQNRDWKPLQCLKVLTMSGWNPPPGNRKMHGDLMYLFVITAEDRQVSITASTRGFYLNQSTAYHFNPKPASPRFLSHSLVELLNQISPTFKKNFAVLQKKRVQRHPFERIATPFQVYSWTAPQAEHAMDCVRAEDAYTSRLGYEEHIPGQTRDWNEELQTTRELPRKNLPERLLRERAIFKVHSDFTAAATRGAMAVIDGNVMAINPSEETKMQMFIWNNIFFSLGFDVRDHYKDFGGDVAAYVAPANDLNGVRTYNAVDVEGLYTLGTVVVDYRGYRVTAQSIIPGILERDQEQSVIYGSIDFGKTVVSHPRYLELLERTSRPLKILRHHVLNDRDEEVELCSSVECKGIIGNDGRHYILDLLRTFPPDLNFLPVPGEQLPEECTRAGFPRSHRHKLSCLRQELVDAFVEHRYLLFMKLAALQLMQQKASKIENSTSLENGSPPSLESKSEDPLGPEAGSEEEGSGASGLAKVKELAETIASDDGTDPRSREVIRNACKAVGSISSTAFDVRFNPDIFSPGVRFPESCQEEVRDQKQLLKDAAAFLLSCQIPGLVKDCTDHVVLPMDGATLSEVMRQRGINMRYLGKVLDLVLRSPARDQLDHIYKIGIGELITRSAKHIFKTYLQGVELSGLSAAISHFLNCFLSSYPNPVAHLPADELVSKKRNRRRRNRPPGAADNTAWAVMTPQELWKNICQEAKNYFDFSLECESVDQAVEAYGLQKITLLREISLKTGIQILLKEYSFDSRHKPAFTEEDVLNIFPVVKHVNPKASDAFHFFQSGQAKVQQGFLKEGCELINEALNLFNNVYGAMHVEICACLRLLARLHYIMGDYAEALSNQQKAVLMSERVMGIEHPNTIQEYMHLALYCFASSQLSTALSLLYRARYLTLLVFGEDHPEMALLDNNIGLVLHGVMEYDLSLRFLENALDVSTKYHGPKSLKVALSHHLVARVYESKAEFRSALQHEKEGYTIYKTQLGEDHEKTKESSEYLKCLTQQAVALQRTMNEIYRNGSSANIPPLKFTAPSMASVLEQLNVINGILFIPLSQKDLENLKAEVARRHQLQEASKNRDKAEEPMATEPEPAGGPEDAASQPQAAKDPPSPSLQG, from the exons ATGGTCATCAAAACGGACGAGTTGCCGGCGGCCGCCCCGGCCGACAGCGCCCGGGATCCCAACTCGCAGGCTGGTGGCAAGGGGCGGCCGGGCGCAGCCG AGCTGCCGTCAGTCATGCTATTGAATGGGGACTGTCCAGAGAGcctgaggaaggaagaggggccCACCGAACCACCCCGGGAAAATGGGCTGGATGAGGCTGAGCCTGGAGAGGAGACCACTGGGCAGGAAGTCATTGTCATTCAGGACACGGGCTTTTCTGTGAAGATCCTGGCCCCGGGGATTGAATCCTTCGCCCTACAG GTGTCCCCCCAGGAGATGGTACAGGAGATCCACCAGGTGCTCATGGACCGTGAAGACACGTGTCATCGCACCTGCTTCTCACTGCATCTGGATGGCAACATGCTGGACCACTTTTCAGAGCTGCGCAGTGTTGAGGGTCTGCAGGAGGGCTCAGTGCTACGCGTGGTGGAAG AGCCATACACAGTGCGCGAGGCCCGAATCCATGTGCGCCATGTCCGAGACCTGCTCAAGAGCCTAGACCCGTCTGATGCCTTCAACGGGGTTGACTGCAACTCCTTGTCCTTCCTGAGCGTCTTTACCGATGGCGACCTGGGAG ACAGCGGGAAGCGGAAGAAGGGCTTGGAGATGGACCCCATTGACTGCACGCCGCCTGAGTACATCCTTCCAGGGAGCCGGGAGCGGCCATTGTGTcccctgcagccccagaaccGTGACTGGAAG CCCCTGCAGTGCCTGAAAGTGCTCACCATGAGTGGCTGGAACCCGCCCCCTGGGAACCGCAAGATGCACGGGGACCTCATGTACCTGTTTGTGATCACAGCCGAGGACCGGCAAGTCAGCATCACGGCCTCCACACGGGGCTTTTACCTGAACCA GTCCACAGCGTATCACTTCAACCCCAAGCCCGCCAGCCCCCGCTTCCTCAGCCATTCCCTGGTGGAGCTGCTCAACCAGATCAGCCCGACCTTCAAAAAAAACTTTGCTGTGCTGCAGAAGAAAAG GGTCCAGCGCCACCCATTCGAGAGGATTGCCACCCCGTTCCAGGTGTACAGCTGGACGGCCCCCCAGGCAGAGCACGCCATGGATTGCGTGCGCGCGGAGGATGCCTACACCTCAAGGCTGGGCTATGAGGAGCACATTCCTGGACAG ACCCGGGACTGGAACGAGGAGCTGCAGACCACGAGGGAACTGCCCCGCAAGAACCTACCTGAACGGCTGCTTCGAGAAAGAGCCATATTCAAG GTACACAGTGACTTCACAGCAGCAGCCACACGGGGAGCCATGGCGGTCATCGATGGCAATGTGATGGCCATCAACCCCAGTGAGGAGACCAAGATGCAAATGTTCATCTGGAACAACATCTTCTTCAGCCTGGGTTTTGATGTCCGCGACCATTACAAGGACTTTGGTGGCGACGTGGCAGCCTATGTGGCACCTGCCAATGACCTGAACGGTGTGCGCACGTACAACGCGGTGGACGTGGAGGGGCTGTACACACTGGGAACAGTGGTAGTGGATTATCGCGGCTACCGCGTCACAGCCCAGTCCATAATCCCCGGCATCCTGGAGCGAGACCAGGAGCAGAGTGTCATCTATGGCTCTATAGACTTTGGCAAGACAGTGGTGTCGCACCCAAGATACCTGGAGCTGCTGGAACGCACCAGCCGGCCCTTGAAGATCCTGAGGCACCATGTGCTCAATGACCGCGATGAGGAGGTGgagctctgctcctctgtggagTGCAAGGGCATCATCGGCAACGATGGGCGCCACTACATCCTCGACTTGCTGCGCACCTTTCCCCCTGACCTCAACTTCCTCCCCGTGCCCGGCGAGCAGCTGCCCGAAGAGTGCACGCGCGCTGGCTTCCCCCGCAGCCACCGGCACAAGTTGAGCTGCCTGCGCCAGGAGCTGGTGGACGCTTTCGTGGAGCACAG GTACCTGCTCTTCATGAAGTTGGCTGCCCTGCAGCTGATGCAGCAGAAAGCCAGCAAGATAGAGAACTCCACCTCACTGGAAAATGGCAGCCCACCCTCTTTGGAGTCCAAGTCTGAGGACCCGCTGGGACCCGAGGcaggaagtgaggaggagggcagTGGTGCTAGCGGCCTGGCCAAGGTGAAGGAACTGGCAGAGACCATCGCCTCTGACGACGGGACAG ACCCGCGGAGCCGGGAGGTGATCCGCAACGCGTGCAAGGCGGTGGGCTCCATCAGCAGCACAGCCTTCGACGTGCGCTTCAACCCTGACATCTTCTCACCAG GGGTTCGATTCCCTGAGTCCTGCCAGGAGGAAGTGCGGGACCAGAAACAGCTGCTGAAAGATGCCGCTGCCTTCCTGCTCTCGTGCCAGATCCCCGGCTTG GTGAAGGACTGCACAGACCACGTGGTGCTGCCCATGGACGGGGCCACACTGTCGGAGGTGATGCGCCAGCGTGGCATCAACATGCGCTACCTGGGCAAGGTGCTGGACCTGGTGCTCCGGAGCCCAGCCCGAGACCAGCTGGACCACATCTAC AAAATTGGCATTGGAGAGCTCATCACTCGCTCTGCCAAGCACATCTTCAAGACGTACTTACAG GGAGTTGAGCTCTCAGGCCTCTCGGCTGCCATCAGCCACTTCCTGAACTGCTTCCTGAGCTCCTACCCCAACCCTGTGGCCCACCTGCCTGCTGACGAGCTGGTCTCCAAGAAGAggaacaggaggaggagaaacCGGCCTCCAGGGGCAGCAGATAACACTGCCTGGGCCGTCATGACTCCCCAGGAGCTCTGGAAGAACATCTGCCAGGAGGCCAAGAACTACTTTGACTTCAGCCTTGAGTG TGAGAGCGTGGACCAGGCTGTGGAGGCCTACGGCCTGCAGAAAATAACGCTGCTGCGGGAGATCTCCCTCAAAACTGGGATCCAG ATCCTGCTGAAGGAGTACAGCTTCGACAGCCGCCATAAACCCGCATTCACTGAGGAGGATGTGCTCAACATCTTCCCCGTGGTCAAGCACGTCAACCCCAAGGCCTCAGACGCCTTCCACTTCTTCCAGAGCGGACAGGCCAAAGTACAGCAGG gcttcctgaaggagggcTGTGAGCTCATCAATGAGGCCCTGAACCTGTTTAACAACGTGTACGGAGCCATGCACGTGGAGATCTGCGCCTGCTTGCGCCTCCTTGCTCGTCTCCACTATATTATGGGTGACTACGCCGAG GCCCTGAGTAACCAACAGAAGGCTGTGCTGATGAGCGAGCGAGTGATGGGCATCGAGCACCCCAACACCATCCAGGAATAT ATGCACCTGGCCCTGTACTGCTTTGCCAGCAGCCAGCTGTCCACTGCTCTGAGCCTGTTGTACCGTGCTCGCTACCTCACGCTGCTCGTGTTTGGGGAAGACCACCCTGAGATGGCATTGCTGGAC AACAACATCGGGCTGGTGCTGCATGGGGTGATGGAGTATGACCTCTCGCTGCGCTTCCTGGAGAATGCGCTGGATGTCAGCACCAAGTACCACGGGCCCAAGTCCCTCAAAGTGGCCCTCAG CCACCACCTTGTTGCCCGGGTCTATGAGAGCAAAGCCGAGTTCCGGTCAGCCCTGCAGCATGAGAAAGAAGGCTACACCATCTACAAGACCCAG CTGGGCGAGGACCACGAGAAGACCAAGGAGAGCTCCGAGTACCTCAAGTGCCTGACCCAGCAGGCTGTGGCCCTGCAGCGCACCATGAATGAGATCTACCGCAATGGCTCCAGCGCCAACATCCCGCCCCTCAAG TTCACAGCCCCCAGCATGGCCAGTGTCTTGGAACAGCTCAATGTCATCAACGGCATCCTCTTCATTCCACTCAG CCAAAAAGACTTGGAGAATCTGAAAGCTGAGGTGGCGCGGCGGCACCAACTCCAGGAGGCCAGCAAAAACAGGGATAAGGCTGAAGAGCCCATGGCCACCGAGCCTGAGCCAGCGGGGGGCCCAGAGGATGCGGCCTCCCAGCCCCAGGCTGCCAAGGATCCTCCTTCCCCGAGCTTGCAGGGGTAG